Proteins from a single region of Chromobacterium sp. ATCC 53434:
- the sctW gene encoding type III secretion system gatekeeper subunit SctW — protein sequence MINKIEPATSRPQAAVQSPAPPQAKARPLAATQIMPAQSALDLAQSELGTDALAFDGIFPAEEGYAETLENIGFALGSQARDRMRGQSASADRARPRSMLQRLAKQVSTVASGQLEELRQRIPGIEAVEEVDDLLNSLRQHQFDAGEMALLLAAMLGEDGLPAVRRRRLEAALDQVMDDEDWALQLFSHLEFGAVGKSGLAELRRLYQRAASRQSGLVYWFGQFRRMNDRQRKLKTLIRALAFELSAEGGATDIRLATVITDLKRVLQFLGMEDHCQRVAQALAIPELDGNRVIEELLEIIQQSWVYPDWLSSRADDLVPEAYSRHGYARRMGELVKLLPDDCFEDIDQRETILTAFLEYQERLADEE from the coding sequence ATGATCAATAAAATCGAACCCGCGACGTCCCGCCCCCAGGCGGCGGTCCAGTCCCCCGCCCCGCCCCAGGCCAAAGCCAGACCGCTGGCCGCCACTCAGATTATGCCGGCCCAATCCGCCCTGGACTTGGCGCAAAGCGAGTTGGGCACCGATGCCCTGGCGTTCGACGGCATCTTTCCCGCAGAGGAAGGCTACGCGGAAACCCTGGAAAACATCGGTTTCGCGCTGGGCTCTCAGGCCAGGGACCGAATGCGCGGCCAGTCCGCCAGCGCCGACCGCGCGCGTCCGCGATCCATGTTGCAGCGTCTCGCCAAGCAAGTCTCGACCGTGGCCTCCGGCCAGTTGGAAGAGCTGCGCCAGCGGATACCCGGCATCGAGGCCGTGGAGGAAGTGGACGACTTGCTCAACAGCCTGCGCCAGCATCAGTTCGACGCCGGCGAGATGGCCCTGCTGCTGGCCGCCATGCTCGGCGAGGATGGCCTTCCCGCCGTTCGTCGTCGGCGCCTGGAGGCCGCGCTGGACCAGGTGATGGACGATGAGGATTGGGCCTTGCAGTTGTTCAGCCATCTGGAGTTTGGCGCCGTCGGCAAGAGCGGCCTGGCCGAACTGAGGCGGCTCTACCAGCGCGCGGCCAGCCGCCAATCCGGACTGGTGTACTGGTTCGGTCAATTCCGCCGGATGAACGACCGCCAACGCAAATTGAAGACCTTGATCCGGGCCCTGGCTTTCGAGCTCTCAGCCGAAGGCGGCGCCACCGACATCCGTCTGGCCACGGTCATCACGGACTTGAAGCGGGTGCTGCAATTTCTGGGCATGGAAGACCATTGCCAGCGCGTAGCCCAGGCGCTGGCCATTCCGGAGCTGGACGGCAATCGTGTTATCGAGGAGCTGCTGGAGATCATCCAGCAGTCCTGGGTCTATCCGGACTGGCTGTCCAGCCGCGCCGACGATCTGGTGCCGGAAGCGTACAGCCGGCACGGCTACGCCCGGCGGATGGGAGAACTGGTCAAGCTGCTGCCCGACGACTGCTTCGAGGATATCGACCAACGTGAAACCATATTGACGGCGTTTCTAGAATACCAGGAACGGTTGGCGGACGAAGAGTAA
- a CDS encoding lytic polysaccharide monooxygenase yields the protein MLGLSGASWAHGTMEVPINRTYSCFKEGAESPKTAACQAAKQAGGVQAMYDWNGINQNPPGDNHQSVVPDGTLCAGGQDKFKGFNLARADWPATNIVPDANGNFEFIYNASAPHATKYFKFYVTKNGWNPSQPLKWSDLEPAPFATYNGTPPLDANKRYHMTMKLPTGKTGQHIIFNVWKRADSEEAFYSCSDVKFSDDGTPPPPPVANPWKEVGSVIAHENLPDKSSVTLRIFDSHGRDVESYKVDLTAATGQAANWPYELGVKVNAASQIGRIGVISNKQRTVTIAPVRSATANRVWINERYSGYQYQIDIKKGGGVTPPVPGDEWREGVAYTAGQVISYQGRRYRCLQPHTAWAGAGWTPSTQPALWAPI from the coding sequence TTGCTTGGCCTGAGCGGCGCGTCATGGGCGCACGGCACCATGGAGGTGCCGATCAACCGTACCTACAGCTGCTTCAAGGAAGGAGCGGAGTCGCCGAAGACAGCTGCCTGCCAGGCAGCCAAACAGGCCGGCGGCGTGCAGGCGATGTACGACTGGAACGGCATCAATCAGAATCCGCCGGGCGACAATCACCAGTCAGTGGTCCCCGATGGCACGTTGTGCGCCGGCGGCCAGGATAAGTTCAAGGGCTTCAACCTGGCCCGCGCCGACTGGCCGGCCACCAATATCGTTCCGGACGCCAACGGCAATTTCGAATTCATCTACAACGCCTCCGCGCCGCACGCCACCAAGTACTTCAAGTTCTACGTGACCAAGAATGGCTGGAATCCGAGCCAGCCGCTGAAGTGGTCGGATCTGGAGCCGGCGCCGTTCGCCACTTATAACGGCACGCCGCCGCTGGACGCCAACAAGCGTTATCACATGACGATGAAGCTGCCGACCGGCAAGACCGGCCAGCACATCATCTTCAATGTCTGGAAGCGCGCGGACAGCGAGGAAGCGTTCTACTCGTGCTCCGACGTGAAATTCAGCGACGACGGCACGCCGCCGCCCCCGCCGGTGGCCAACCCGTGGAAGGAAGTGGGCAGCGTGATCGCCCATGAAAACCTGCCGGACAAGAGCTCGGTGACGCTGCGCATCTTCGACAGCCACGGCCGCGACGTGGAAAGCTACAAGGTGGACCTGACCGCCGCCACCGGCCAAGCCGCCAACTGGCCGTACGAGCTGGGCGTCAAGGTCAATGCCGCTTCGCAGATCGGCCGCATCGGCGTGATCAGCAACAAGCAGCGCACGGTGACCATCGCCCCGGTGCGCAGCGCCACCGCCAACCGCGTCTGGATCAACGAGCGCTACAGCGGCTACCAGTATCAGATCGACATCAAGAAGGGCGGCGGCGTGACTCCGCCGGTGCCGGGCGATGAGTGGCGCGAAGGCGTGGCCTATACCGCCGGGCAGGTGATCAGCTACCAGGGCCGCCGCTATCGTTGTCTGCAGCCCCATACCGCCTGGGCGGGCGCCGGTTGGACTCCGTCCACTCAGCCTGCGCTGTGGGCGCCGATCTAA